Proteins from a single region of Chloroflexota bacterium:
- a CDS encoding glutamine amidotransferase family protein, whose translation MCGIVGLFLKQESLEPSLGEWLEPMLVAMADRGPDSAGFAIYHDPAPDGALKLTLYHPETGFDWEALAEGLGTAFAGRVDLHVRVTHAVIVVNATEAEARAWLRGHHPEVRITSVGAEIEIYKEKGLPDDVAGSYAIGEMTGSHALAHTRMATESAVTTEHSHPFSTGRDLCLVHNGSLSNHNRLRRELERQGMTFQTDNDSEVAAGYLTHRMAEGASLEEALESSLEDLDGFFTFAIGTRDGFAVLRDGIACKPAVLAETDQWVAMASEYRSIAHLPGAAGARIWEPAPATVYAWSRN comes from the coding sequence ATGTGCGGCATCGTTGGGTTGTTCCTCAAGCAGGAATCGCTGGAGCCATCGCTGGGTGAATGGCTCGAGCCCATGCTCGTGGCCATGGCCGACCGCGGTCCCGACAGCGCCGGGTTCGCGATCTACCACGACCCCGCTCCCGACGGCGCCCTCAAGCTCACCCTCTATCACCCCGAAACCGGCTTCGACTGGGAGGCACTTGCGGAAGGGCTCGGCACGGCGTTTGCGGGGCGTGTCGATCTGCATGTACGCGTGACGCATGCCGTGATCGTGGTCAACGCCACGGAAGCCGAAGCGCGCGCCTGGCTTCGAGGCCACCACCCGGAGGTGCGCATCACCAGCGTCGGCGCCGAGATTGAGATCTACAAGGAGAAAGGGCTGCCCGACGACGTGGCCGGGAGCTACGCCATCGGCGAGATGACCGGTTCGCACGCGTTGGCGCACACCCGCATGGCCACCGAGAGCGCCGTGACCACCGAGCACTCGCACCCGTTCTCGACCGGGCGCGACCTTTGTCTGGTGCACAACGGCTCGCTGTCCAACCACAACCGGTTGCGCCGCGAGCTTGAGCGCCAGGGCATGACCTTTCAGACCGACAACGACAGCGAGGTCGCCGCCGGCTACCTCACGCATCGCATGGCCGAAGGCGCGTCTCTGGAAGAAGCGCTCGAATCGAGCCTGGAAGATCTCGACGGCTTTTTCACGTTCGCCATCGGCACGCGCGACGGCTTCGCCGTCCTGCGTGACGGCATCGCGTGCAAGCCCGCGGTGCTGGCCGAAACCGACCAGTGGGTGGCGATGGCGTCCGAGTACCGCTCCATCGCCCATCTGCCGGGGGCCGCGGGCGCGCGGATCTGGGAGCCCGCGCCGGCGACGGTCTACGCCTGGTCGCGCAACTGA
- a CDS encoding FMN-binding glutamate synthase family protein, which translates to MAEPSDPGVLRESATFPPETIAEIQRAASEGLYDIRGWGAKRRLPTFDDLLLLGASLSRYPLEGYRERCDTNVTLGTRFAKQPIELKIPVTIAGMSFGSLSANAKEALGMAATEMGTSTTTGDGGMTDEERVASKTLVYQVLPSRYGLNPDDLRRADAIEIVVGQGAKPGGGGMLLGLKVSDRVADMRTLPAGIDQRSASRHPDWTGPDDLTIKIRELREITDWQKPIYVKMAATRVQYDVQLAVKAGADVIVLDGMQGGTGATQDIFIEHVGIPTLPAVRQATDTLQELGMHRKVQLVVSGGIRSGADVAKALALGADAVSIGVAALIALNCNRPLYLEDYAALGTAPGYCHHCQTGRCPVGVTTQDPELEARLEPKAAARRVRNYLSTMVLEAQTLARACGKSHMLNLEPEDLVALTPEAAAMARVPLAGTNWIPGLGASD; encoded by the coding sequence ATGGCCGAGCCGTCCGACCCCGGCGTCCTGCGCGAGTCTGCGACGTTTCCGCCCGAGACGATCGCCGAGATCCAGCGCGCGGCGTCCGAGGGCCTCTACGACATTCGCGGTTGGGGTGCCAAGCGGCGGCTTCCCACCTTCGACGACCTGCTCCTGCTGGGAGCCTCACTGTCGCGCTACCCGCTGGAGGGCTATCGCGAGCGCTGCGACACCAACGTGACCCTGGGCACGCGCTTCGCCAAGCAGCCGATCGAGCTCAAGATTCCCGTCACCATCGCCGGCATGAGCTTCGGGTCGCTCAGCGCCAATGCCAAGGAAGCGCTCGGCATGGCTGCCACCGAAATGGGCACCAGCACCACCACCGGCGACGGCGGCATGACCGACGAGGAGCGCGTCGCCTCCAAGACGCTGGTCTACCAGGTGCTGCCGTCGCGCTACGGGCTCAATCCCGATGATTTGCGCCGCGCCGACGCCATCGAGATCGTCGTGGGCCAGGGCGCCAAGCCCGGCGGGGGCGGCATGCTGCTTGGGCTGAAGGTGAGCGACCGCGTGGCCGACATGCGCACGCTGCCGGCCGGCATCGACCAGCGCAGCGCCAGCCGTCACCCCGACTGGACCGGCCCCGACGACCTGACGATCAAGATCCGCGAGCTGCGCGAGATTACCGACTGGCAAAAGCCGATCTACGTGAAGATGGCCGCCACGCGCGTGCAATACGACGTCCAGCTGGCGGTCAAGGCCGGCGCGGACGTGATCGTCCTCGACGGTATGCAGGGCGGCACGGGCGCGACGCAGGACATCTTCATCGAGCACGTCGGCATCCCGACCCTGCCGGCCGTGCGCCAGGCCACCGACACGCTGCAAGAGCTGGGCATGCATCGCAAGGTGCAGCTGGTGGTGTCGGGCGGGATTCGCAGCGGGGCCGACGTGGCGAAAGCCCTCGCCCTCGGCGCGGATGCGGTTTCCATCGGTGTCGCCGCGCTCATTGCCCTCAACTGCAACCGCCCGCTGTACCTGGAGGACTATGCGGCCCTGGGCACCGCCCCCGGCTACTGTCACCACTGCCAGACCGGCCGCTGTCCAGTCGGCGTCACGACCCAGGACCCGGAGCTCGAAGCACGGCTGGAGCCGAAGGCCGCGGCACGGCGGGTGCGCAACTACCTGTCCACCATGGTCCTCGAAGCCCAAACTCTGGCGCGAGCCTGCGGCAAGTCGCACATGCTCAATCTCGAGCCGGAGGACCTCGTGGCGCTCACCCCCGAAGCCGCGGCGATGGCGCGGGTGCCACTGGCCGGCACGAATTGGATTCCTGGCCTCGGCGCCTCGGACTAG
- the glnT gene encoding type III glutamate--ammonia ligase: MDHDLAAMVRDKGIKYLLFSFTDLFGVMRSKLVPAHAVEEMQDEGAGFAGFAAHLDMTPADPDLWAVPDPASLIQLPWEPELGWVATNLVMNDAPVGHAPRVVLNQVIDAAKARGFQMKSGVESEFFILEAGGSGIADGQDTQDKPCYDQMALLRRYELIREICDVMNELGWGPYQNDHEDANGQFEMNWTYSDALTTADRHAFFKFMVRHLAEKQGLRATFMPKPFTQLTGSGCHVHFSLWDASGDTNVFLDETEEMGLSETAYHFLGGVLHAAPALCAITNPTVNSYKRLNAPTTTSGSTWAPNAISYAGNNRTHMVRIPDAGRLETRLPDGAANPYLLQAALLAAGLDGIEQRRDPGERLDNNMYEAGADVDVPRLPLNLLDALRNLDGSAEMRAGLGDELVGSYVSLKMANWNDFMGHTSEWERANTLDI, translated from the coding sequence ATGGACCACGATCTGGCGGCCATGGTTCGCGACAAGGGCATCAAGTACCTGCTCTTCAGCTTCACCGACCTGTTCGGCGTCATGCGCTCGAAGCTCGTGCCGGCCCACGCCGTGGAGGAGATGCAGGACGAGGGCGCCGGCTTCGCCGGTTTCGCTGCCCACCTCGACATGACCCCGGCCGATCCTGACCTGTGGGCCGTGCCCGATCCCGCCAGCCTGATCCAGCTTCCCTGGGAGCCCGAGCTTGGCTGGGTGGCGACCAATCTGGTGATGAACGACGCGCCCGTGGGTCATGCGCCGCGAGTGGTGCTCAACCAGGTCATCGATGCCGCCAAGGCCCGCGGCTTCCAGATGAAGTCGGGCGTCGAAAGCGAGTTCTTCATTCTTGAGGCCGGCGGCTCGGGCATTGCCGACGGGCAGGACACGCAGGACAAGCCCTGCTACGACCAGATGGCGCTGCTGCGGCGCTACGAGCTCATCCGCGAAATCTGCGACGTGATGAACGAGCTTGGCTGGGGGCCCTATCAGAACGACCACGAGGACGCGAACGGGCAGTTCGAGATGAACTGGACCTACAGCGACGCGCTTACCACGGCTGACCGCCACGCGTTCTTCAAGTTCATGGTCCGTCACTTGGCCGAGAAGCAGGGCTTGCGGGCCACCTTCATGCCCAAGCCGTTCACCCAGCTCACCGGGAGCGGCTGCCACGTCCATTTCTCGCTGTGGGACGCCTCGGGCGACACCAACGTATTTCTGGACGAAACCGAGGAGATGGGCCTGTCGGAGACGGCCTATCACTTCCTGGGCGGGGTGCTGCACGCGGCGCCGGCCCTATGCGCCATCACCAACCCCACCGTCAACAGCTACAAGCGCCTCAATGCGCCGACCACCACCTCCGGCTCGACCTGGGCGCCGAACGCGATCAGCTACGCCGGCAACAACCGCACCCACATGGTGCGCATTCCCGACGCCGGGCGGCTTGAGACGCGCCTGCCGGACGGCGCCGCCAATCCCTATCTGCTGCAAGCCGCTCTGCTCGCCGCCGGGCTCGACGGCATCGAGCAGCGGCGCGATCCGGGCGAGCGTCTCGACAACAACATGTACGAAGCCGGAGCGGACGTCGATGTCCCGCGGCTGCCGTTGAACTTGCTGGACGCGCTGCGCAATCTGGACGGCAGCGCGGAGATGCGCGCCGGGCTGGGCGACGAGCTGGTGGGCAGTTACGTGAGCCTGAAGATGGCCAATTGGAACGACTTCATGGGGCACACCAGCGAGTGGGAGCGCGCCAACACGCTGGATATATAG
- a CDS encoding family 10 glycosylhydrolase produces MREGIADRALAAEPIYLTDLSRCRPADALSPKPRRRHWRTLSYTADGFDGVMLLAGPETAAPDIHLPLEVDGWHAVSIGVMPARTVEEGGGLELEVRLSDEPVPTLMKLPPDRETPPSLVEMYWKTADLTGRTLVLGQVTARMAPGDEPGSVQCGSARVAYVKLVPLDTSEIAGVQADQARRDTRRLFAHQDANGPLGLWRLTSARDIQREIEPYRDTDFSRLYWEVGRGDLMFSHTDLGREATFDGLGDFARVFDRLHVESRRALREQDIDPFDVAVEYAYEVGLEVHAAYRVAGFRFPPPYDHFNWGNSVYERHPEWRGVNREGGLTPRLAYTYPEVRVNVVGLLREMCRRPIDGVCLLYCRRPPLVEYEPPVVEGFKRRFGLDPRALDPLDPRWLHYRAEVLTEFMREVRQMLDETAGAQGRSEPFHLSAVVLSSDAENLENAIDLRQWVAQGLVDTIIPYTSERDLDSTTPAWTDPASMQFFVDLVRGTSVTLAPNVMPRHMPPGDLRRRAADIYAAGAEHMFFWDAAGGGGRAHYGPMWNALRRLGHREEIDAWCADGAPDIDARVTPLQTLGDWNLDYATPG; encoded by the coding sequence ATGCGTGAGGGCATTGCCGATCGCGCGTTGGCCGCCGAGCCGATCTATCTCACCGATCTGTCGCGGTGCCGCCCGGCGGACGCGCTCTCGCCCAAGCCCCGCCGCAGGCACTGGCGCACGCTCAGCTACACGGCCGACGGCTTCGACGGCGTGATGCTGCTGGCCGGGCCGGAGACGGCGGCGCCCGACATCCACCTGCCGCTCGAAGTCGACGGCTGGCACGCCGTGTCGATCGGGGTGATGCCGGCACGCACGGTCGAAGAAGGCGGCGGCCTGGAGCTCGAGGTCCGACTGAGCGACGAGCCCGTGCCCACGCTGATGAAGCTGCCGCCGGACCGCGAGACGCCGCCGTCGCTGGTGGAGATGTACTGGAAGACCGCCGACCTGACGGGGCGCACCCTCGTCCTGGGCCAGGTTACGGCGCGGATGGCGCCAGGCGATGAACCCGGATCGGTGCAGTGCGGGTCGGCGCGGGTGGCTTATGTCAAGCTGGTGCCGCTCGACACCTCCGAGATCGCCGGCGTCCAGGCGGACCAGGCTCGTCGCGACACCCGGCGACTCTTCGCCCACCAGGACGCGAATGGCCCCCTAGGTCTCTGGCGGCTCACCTCGGCGCGCGACATCCAACGCGAGATCGAGCCCTACCGCGACACCGATTTCTCCCGGCTCTACTGGGAGGTCGGTCGCGGCGATCTAATGTTCTCCCACACCGACTTGGGACGCGAAGCTACCTTCGACGGGCTGGGCGACTTCGCCCGGGTCTTCGACCGCCTGCACGTGGAGAGCCGGCGCGCGCTGCGCGAGCAAGACATCGATCCCTTCGACGTGGCGGTGGAATACGCATACGAAGTCGGCCTCGAAGTCCACGCGGCCTATCGGGTGGCGGGGTTTCGCTTTCCACCGCCCTACGACCATTTCAACTGGGGCAACAGCGTCTACGAGCGCCATCCGGAGTGGCGCGGCGTCAACCGCGAGGGCGGGCTGACACCCCGCCTGGCCTACACCTATCCCGAAGTGCGCGTGAACGTGGTCGGGCTATTGCGCGAGATGTGCCGGCGCCCGATTGACGGCGTTTGCCTGCTCTACTGCCGCCGCCCGCCGCTGGTCGAGTACGAGCCGCCCGTCGTCGAAGGATTCAAGCGGCGATTCGGTCTGGACCCGCGCGCGCTGGACCCCCTGGATCCGCGCTGGCTGCACTACCGCGCCGAGGTCCTGACGGAATTCATGCGCGAAGTGCGGCAAATGCTGGATGAAACTGCCGGCGCGCAGGGGCGTTCGGAGCCGTTCCACCTCTCGGCGGTGGTGCTCAGCAGCGACGCCGAGAACCTGGAGAACGCCATCGACCTGCGGCAATGGGTGGCGCAGGGTCTGGTCGACACGATCATTCCCTATACCTCCGAGCGCGACCTCGACAGCACGACGCCGGCCTGGACCGACCCGGCCTCCATGCAATTCTTCGTAGACCTCGTGCGCGGGACATCGGTGACGCTGGCGCCGAACGTGATGCCGCGGCACATGCCTCCAGGGGACCTGCGCCGGCGGGCCGCGGACATCTATGCCGCCGGGGCCGAGCACATGTTTTTCTGGGACGCGGCCGGCGGCGGGGGCCGGGCGCACTACGGCCCGATGTGGAACGCGCTGCGCCGGCTCGGACACCGCGAGGAAATCGACGCGTGGTGCGCCGACGGCGCGCCGGATATCGACGCGCGCGTCACGCCGCTGCAAACGCTCGGCGACTGGAATCTGGACTACGCGACGCCGGGTTGA
- a CDS encoding dihydrodipicolinate synthase family protein, producing MNSLQSEVRERLRGPINSVPVAFSEDGQIDYAALTRMIDRSLDAGCGVVMLTWGNSLMSLLTDGEVADVHAAVARDVAGRALTVACDNMWGLPKCVEFGRHVRELGFDLYMVRPPIAMPGTPKSLADYYTAVAAEIPMMLVGDVPFATCESLATVAGVCAFKEDASLDYAHEMGMRWGDRWTVAGGGGLRRHHILASHEWCPAWLDYFVCSLPDPAFDYWAASRANDLATAWRLVSRWELPLRDYAAATTYGWDGLVRHALPELFGTAPRWRRSPAPNPSDAEMAALRVFLEGLEWPLPDA from the coding sequence GTGAATTCGCTGCAGTCAGAGGTTCGCGAACGACTGCGCGGGCCGATTAACTCCGTCCCCGTGGCGTTCAGCGAAGACGGGCAGATCGACTACGCCGCGCTGACGCGCATGATCGATCGGTCGCTGGACGCCGGCTGCGGCGTCGTGATGCTCACCTGGGGCAACAGCCTCATGTCGCTGCTCACCGACGGCGAGGTGGCCGACGTGCATGCCGCAGTGGCGCGCGACGTGGCGGGACGGGCGCTCACGGTGGCCTGCGACAACATGTGGGGGCTGCCGAAGTGCGTGGAATTCGGACGTCACGTGCGCGAGCTGGGGTTCGACCTCTACATGGTACGGCCCCCCATCGCCATGCCTGGCACGCCGAAGTCGCTGGCGGACTACTACACGGCAGTCGCCGCCGAGATTCCGATGATGCTGGTGGGAGACGTGCCGTTCGCTACCTGCGAGTCCCTCGCGACCGTGGCGGGCGTCTGCGCCTTCAAAGAGGATGCGTCGCTGGACTACGCGCATGAGATGGGGATGCGCTGGGGCGACCGCTGGACGGTGGCGGGCGGCGGGGGTCTCAGGCGGCACCATATCCTTGCGTCCCACGAGTGGTGCCCCGCGTGGCTCGACTATTTCGTGTGCAGTCTTCCGGACCCGGCGTTCGACTACTGGGCAGCCAGTCGGGCGAACGATTTGGCGACGGCCTGGCGCCTCGTCTCACGCTGGGAGTTGCCACTGCGCGACTACGCCGCGGCAACCACCTACGGCTGGGACGGGTTGGTGCGGCACGCTCTTCCGGAGCTCTTCGGCACCGCGCCGCGCTGGCGCCGCTCGCCCGCACCGAACCCGAGCGACGCCGAAATGGCGGCGCTGCGCGTGTTCCTCGAAGGGCTGGAGTGGCCGCTGCCCGATGCGTGA
- a CDS encoding sugar phosphate isomerase/epimerase yields MKLACMTSVFAGDPIETAVVKIAEAGYRFVELSSVHCDYNTMTNALIDNVAHEISRTGLEVVAYYPTGAEENWTRMPRMFEVASRLGASRVVAECANLSKARELEPLCQKFQIDLAIANQWPYPFGRPSDYSGLNGSVGSRIGAGPDTGWFAAGGQDPAELFDIAGDRIKVVHLKDVAAEGEYCPVDLGDGVAPLEPFMAGLAEQGFDGPLTVARDPGKRITFDIGIFGDATYEVHEESVSDDEVMQSLRQARSWALEHGAVE; encoded by the coding sequence ATGAAGCTGGCCTGCATGACCAGCGTCTTCGCCGGCGATCCCATCGAGACGGCCGTCGTCAAAATCGCCGAGGCCGGCTATCGCTTTGTGGAGCTGTCGTCGGTCCATTGCGACTACAACACCATGACCAATGCGTTGATCGACAACGTGGCGCACGAGATCTCCCGCACCGGCCTGGAGGTCGTCGCGTACTACCCGACCGGCGCCGAGGAGAACTGGACCCGCATGCCGCGCATGTTCGAGGTCGCGTCCCGGCTCGGGGCGAGCCGCGTGGTGGCCGAATGCGCCAATCTCAGCAAGGCCCGCGAGCTCGAGCCGCTGTGCCAGAAGTTTCAGATCGACCTCGCCATCGCCAACCAGTGGCCCTACCCGTTCGGCCGCCCGTCGGACTACTCGGGGCTGAACGGCTCGGTTGGCTCGCGCATCGGCGCGGGTCCGGACACCGGGTGGTTCGCGGCGGGCGGACAGGACCCCGCCGAGCTGTTCGACATCGCCGGCGACCGGATCAAGGTGGTCCACCTCAAGGACGTGGCCGCGGAGGGCGAATATTGCCCGGTGGATCTGGGAGATGGCGTCGCTCCGCTGGAGCCGTTCATGGCGGGATTGGCCGAGCAGGGTTTCGACGGTCCTCTCACCGTCGCGCGCGATCCCGGCAAGCGGATCACGTTCGATATCGGGATCTTCGGCGACGCCACCTACGAAGTCCACGAAGAGTCCGTGTCGGACGACGAGGTCATGCAGTCGCTGCGCCAGGCCAGATCCTGGGCGCTGGAGCACGGCGCCGTCGAGTAG
- a CDS encoding Gfo/Idh/MocA family oxidoreductase, translating into MSVAEVPAESPLRAAFIGISHDHAWGKAEAIRRSPHMDLVGAFEPDAAEWERQRERAPFSDVRHLAARDVLEDPTIEVVFIETRPHDNLRWVREALVHDKHVHIDKAPAPSLNDLRGVLSLAADRGRHVPIGYQFRSDTSDLRSLVVRDEEPPSVCRLTPQPSR; encoded by the coding sequence GTGAGCGTGGCTGAGGTGCCGGCGGAATCTCCTCTGCGCGCCGCGTTCATCGGCATCAGCCACGATCACGCCTGGGGCAAGGCCGAGGCCATTCGTCGCTCGCCCCACATGGACTTGGTGGGCGCGTTCGAACCCGACGCCGCGGAATGGGAGCGCCAGCGCGAACGCGCGCCGTTCAGCGACGTTCGCCACTTGGCGGCGCGTGACGTACTGGAGGACCCAACGATTGAGGTCGTCTTCATCGAGACCCGTCCGCACGACAACCTGCGCTGGGTGCGGGAGGCTCTCGTCCACGACAAGCACGTGCACATTGACAAGGCGCCTGCGCCTTCGCTCAACGACTTGCGCGGCGTGCTCAGCCTCGCGGCCGATCGCGGCCGGCACGTGCCGATCGGCTACCAGTTCCGCTCGGATACGTCAGATCTCAGGTCGCTGGTGGTGAGGGACGAGGAGCCCCCATCGGTCTGCCGACTTACGCCGCAGCCATCTCGCTGA
- a CDS encoding DDE-type integrase/transposase/recombinase, with protein sequence MLSEHRDKHAARRFLRILLEVAGHKPLRVTIDHHPAYRKAIRWILGRTVLHRRIQCLNNLAEQDHRAIKQRYYPMLGFGRFEPAARFCAAFDELGHYFRIRHRGGAHIPLPEQRRLFVARWQALVSEMAAA encoded by the coding sequence ATGCTCAGCGAACATCGTGACAAGCACGCGGCGCGCCGCTTCCTTCGGATCCTGCTCGAGGTCGCAGGCCACAAGCCGCTGCGGGTCACCATCGATCATCACCCGGCCTACCGCAAGGCGATTCGCTGGATCCTCGGTCGGACGGTTCTCCACCGACGCATCCAGTGTCTGAACAACCTCGCCGAACAGGACCATCGCGCCATCAAGCAGCGCTATTACCCGATGCTGGGCTTCGGGCGTTTCGAGCCAGCAGCGCGATTCTGCGCGGCGTTTGACGAGCTAGGACACTACTTCCGGATACGGCACCGAGGCGGCGCCCATATCCCGCTGCCCGAGCAGCGACGGCTGTTCGTCGCGCGCTGGCAGGCATTGGTCAGCGAGATGGCTGCGGCGTAA